The genomic DNA AAACCCTGCGTTATTAAAAGCGGATACGGCCGTGAATAAACTTAGGAAAACCCGATTCGGATCGCCGGGTAATTCGCTTAAATTTTTTGGCATGGACAGATAAAGCAAGAATGCGCCCAGCAATTCCAGCGAAATGGAAATATTAACGATCGAAAGCAATATTCTTCTTACATAATGCGCTTTTTTGGAAGATTTTTCCGTTCCGTCTTCGGATTCATGCGAATCGATCGCCTCGAAAACGAAGGATGCGATTCGGGTACTCCGAGATAAACCTCTGACGACTAGTATTCCGACAAGTACCGTAAAGGTGATGATCCCCAATCCGCCGATCTGGATCAGAAACATCATAATCACCTGAGTAGAAAATGCCAATTCGCTGACGGAAACGGTAGTCAATCCCGTGACGCAGATAGCCGAAGCTGCGAGGTAAAACGAGTCTGGATAACCGAGTCTGCCCGACTCGGAAGCATAAATCATAAACGAGCCGAGCAGGATCGCCGCGGCAAAGGCTAAACATAGGATTCTTGCAACCGAAAGCAGTAGAAATGCCCGGGCGATCCGATTGATGTTTCTCTTAAAAAATTTAATCGACTGCATGGGGTGAGGGAAACCCTCTTCCGAAGGGATATTTTTTTTAAATAAGCAACACAGGCAATGAAAAACCCGATTCCGGAGTCCGAAGAAGGGATTCGGTTAAGAATATCTTTACAAATGAGGCGCTTCTAGAAATCTGGTAAGAATTAGGGCTCCTTTACCCTGGGAGTCTCTGACGTTTTTATAACCCAATCTTTATTACGAGGACCCTATGAGTACTGCAGTCGCGGATTTTAAAGCCAGTGAAAAACTCCTCAAAACCAGGAATATCGGAATTTCCGCCCATATCGACTCCGGAAAGACCACCCTGACGGAGAGAATCCTATTTTATACGAACCGTATCCATGCCATCCACGAAGTTCGTGGAAAAGACGGAGTCGGGGCGAAGATGGATAGTATGGAGCTGGAAAGAGAGAGAGGGATTACGATCCAATCCGCAGCTACCTACTGCAAATGGAAAGATTATACCATCAATATCATCGATACTCCGGGCCACGTGGACTTTACGGTCGAAGTGGAACGCTCTCTTCGCGTTCTCGATTCCGCTATCCTTGTGCTTTGCGGAGTTTCCGGCGTTCAATCCCAGTCCATTACTGTGGACCGTCAGATGCGCCGTTATAACGTACCGAGAGTCGCGTTCATCAACAAACTGGACAGAACCGGCGCTAACCCGTTCCGAGTGATCGAGCAACTTCGCGATAAGCTCAAGCATAATGCCGTAGCCGTCCAAATTCCGATCGGCCTAGAAAACGACCTGCAAGGAATCATCGATTTAGTGACGATGAAGGCAGTTTACTTCGAAGGAAATGGAGGAATGCAAATCGTCGAGAAGGAAATCCCGGCGGAACATCTGGAACTCGCTCAGAAAAAACGCGAAGAACTCTTAGATGCGGCCTCTATGTTCTCGGACGAACTCACGGAAGCGATGCTCGAAGGCGAGCCGACGGTAGAACAAATTAAGACGGCTATCCGGAACGGTACGATCGCTTTAAAATTAACCCCCGTTTTTATGGGTTCCGCGTTCAAGAATAAGGGCGTTCAGAAATTGCTCGACGGAGTTTTAGACTACCTCGCATCTCCAGTCGATGTCACCAACAAGGCTCTTGACGTTAACAATAACGAAGACCAAATCGTGCTTCCTTCCGATCCGGAAAAGCCTCTCGTTTGCCTCGCCTTCAAATTAGAAGACGGACGTTACGGCCAGCTTACTTACGTAAGGGTTTATCAGGGCAAAATCCAGAAGGGCATGACGATCTACAATATGTCCAATAACAAGAAACATAACGTAGGCCGCCTCTGTCGGATGCACTCCGATGAAATGGAAGATATCGATTCTGCCGAAGCGGGAGATATCATCGCGCTTTTCGGCATCGATTGTGCCTCCGGAGATACGTTTACCGACGGTAAAATGAAAGTTTCTATGGAGTCCATGTTCGTTCCGGCTCCGGTGATTTCTCTTACTATCGAAGCCAAGGAATCCAAACACCTGAACAATTTGGCAAAAGCTCTCAACCGCTTTACCAAAGAAGATCCGACCTTCCAAACCCATGTGGATCAGGAATCCGGCCAAACCATTATTAAAGGAATGGGCGAACTGCACCTCGAAGTCTATATCGAACGTATGAAACGTGAATACGGCGTAGAATTGGTTACCGGAGCGCCCCAAGTCGCCTACCGGGAAACGATTACCCAACGTGCGGACTTTGACTATACCCACAAAAAGCAAACCGGTGGTCAGGGTCAGTTCGGTCGCGTAGCCGGCTTTATCGAGCCGATTCCTCAAGAAGAAGGTAAAAATTACGAATTCGTAAACGCTATTGTGGGCGGATCGATTCCTCGTGAATACATCTCCTCTGTAGATAAAGGATTCAAGAGCTGCTTGGATCGCGGAAGTCTGATCGGCTTCCCGATTATCGGAGTAAAGCTTACTATCAATGACGGATCGTATCACGATGTGGACTCGTCGGATATGGCCTTCCAAATCGCAGGTCGCTACGCATTCCGCCAAGGTTTCTCAAAAGCAAGCCCTCAGATCCTCGAACCGATTATGAGAGTAGAAGTGGATGGACCGGCGGAATTCCAAGGAGCTATCCTTGCTTCTTTGAATCAGAGAAGAGGGATGATCCTAAATACTACGGAACAAGACAGCTATTGCAAAGTGGAAGCCGAAGTTCCGTTAGCGGACATGTTCGGATATTCCACCGTGATCCGTTCCTCTACGCAGGGTAAGGCGGAATTTTCAATGGAATTCTCCCGTTACGCGCCGGTCCCACGGAACGTTGCGGAAGAGCTGATGAAGAAATACAAGCCGAACTCGAAAGAAGAAGATTAATCCGAATTCTTCAGGATTTTTCCTCGAAAAAGGGAGCCATAGAAGGCTCCCTTTTCTTTTTCTATCCGACCGATTTGCCGATACCAAAAGTATGTGGGAATATCTCCGAGTCCGGTCGATTTTGTTTCCGTTTACAGCCGGAATTCTCCTTTTAATCTCGCAATCTTCCGAAGGCGGCGCTCGCTCTTCTTCGGAATCCCATACCGTCCAACTCAAAGAGACTGCATTTTCCATCGCCAAAAAGCACGGAATCGATTGGCGCCTTCTCCTCGAATGGAATGGAAAGAAAGAATCCGACGGATTACGGAAAGGGGAAGTCTTAAGATTGCCTCCCAATCCGTCAAAAGTTGCATCGCCAAAGGGAGAATCGATCGGACCCGAAACGGTTTCAACCCGACCGAAATTCCGAAAACCGCTGGAAAGACTTCCACCGGTTGCACTTCCCTTTTCAAAAGTCAGTTACTATCCGAATAAGGGAGTGCTGTTCAAAGCGGGAAGGCATAAAGAAGTGCGAACGGTGTCCGAGGGAAAGGTTGTTGTGGTGGACCAAATGGACGGCTATAGGAAATATATTATTTTAGAGCATGGCGGAGGGTATTCCACAATCTATGCGAATTTGCGTTCTGTGGGCGTTAAAGAAGGCGAAAGAGTAAAAAAAGGCGCACCAGTCGGCGAATTGGAAGAAGGAAGAGGTCTGTATTTTCAGATCAATCAAGGAACGAAAGCTCTCGACCCGATCCCTTTCATCGGCCGCTAAAGAACCGAAAAACGAGTCTTAAGACAGGAATAAATATAACCCGATGGAATGGGAAATTGTTAATGCCAGAGCCGTGACTCCCTCAGGAATCCTAGAAAACGCGACGATTCGCGTAAAGGACGGGAGAATTGCGTCCATCCGTAAAGGAAAGCCTTCCGATAGTCTCCCGATTCGTTTGAATCTGGGCGGAATGTTCGTTTATCCCGGATTAATCAACGCTCACGATCATCTGCTCGGTTCCTATCTTCCGAAGGTAGGGACCAATCGTCCTTATCCGAATTGGCTTCCGTGGGACAACGATCTCAAATCCTCCGTCGTCTTTGCCGAACGCCAACAATTGGAACCGGAACAATTATACTTTTTAGGATCTTACAAAAATTTAATTAGCGGAGTCACCTCGGTCCAAGATCATATTCCGCATTTCGTGCAGGAACCGTTCGTCGATCAGGTCCCGGTTCGCATCCTGAATCGATATACTCTCGCTCATAGCATTTGTTCCTATTCTTTAGGATGGGGCGACGGCCCTACAATCGAATACGAAAGGGCCAAAAAAGAAGATTTACCGTTCATAACCCATATCAGCGAAGGATTCGATGAAGAATCCGAAAATTCCGTCCAAACCTTGGAGTCTTTAGGAGGTTTGGGAGAGCACAGCGTATTAGTGCATGGAATCTCCTTCGATGAAAATGACATACAAGCTATAGCAAAAGCTAAAGCACATTTCGTCTGGTGTCCCGAATCGAATCTTTATATGTTCGGAAAAACGACTGCGATTCGAGCCATTTTAGAAGCCGGGATCAATGTCAGTCTGGGTACGGATTCCCCCCTATCCGGCTCGTTGAACATCTTAGATGAAATTAAAAATGCGCGCTCATTTTTTAGGAAAGAATATGGAGAAGATCTGGATCCAAAGATGATTTTCCAGATGGTTACGTCCAATCCGGCAAAAGCATTCCGAATCTCCAAAGATTTGGGAAGTTTAGAGGAAGGAAAAATTGCGGATATCATGGTGCTTTCCTCAGAAAAGGAAGACGCCTACGAAGCGCTCTGCTCTGCTGACTTGGACTCGATACGATTAGTTATCAAGGATGGGAAACCCGCATATGGGGATCTGACTTTGAAAGAATTTTTCGACGAAACTGGAATTCTTGGACGCGAAATAAGGATCGCGGGAACCGATAAATACCTTGCAGGAGATCCCCTAGGGTTGGTAGAATCGGTCACTCGGGCCCTTGGTTACAAAAAGGATTTGGCATTTTTTCCCATCGGGTGAGATTTAGAGTGGAAGGTAACGGTTTTGGCTGGGCCCATAATCCGGAATTATAAAGGCGGCTCCATAATTTACTTCGAGAAAGATCGTTCTGAGGATATCTATGTCCTAAGGAACGGTCGAGTCGTACTTACGTACACTGCGATCGATACCGGTTATGAAGTAAAAGAAGACGTAAGATTAGGCGAATTCTTCGGAGTCAAATCGGCCTTGGGAAAATACCCGAGGGAAGAAACGGCGCAAGTCGTAGGTGGAGCAACGGTTTTAGTATTCAAGCTCCATGAGTTCGAAATCTTTGTTTCGGAAAAAACCCACCTCATTCTAAAGATGATGAAGGTGTTCTCTAGCCAATTACGCCAGGTTCATAAGAAGTTGAGAGAAATTCTAGGTCAAGCTGAAGCGCGGAATCCCGCTTTTGAGCTGATGAACGTTGCGGAAGTATTTTATAAAAATAACAACTTCGAACATGCTGCGTATGCATTTTCAAAATATTTGGAACATTATGCAAGTGGGCCGTATGCAGGTCGGGCAGCCGAACTCTTAGATTTGGCAAAAAAAGGAAACCCCTACCCGATTAACATGCCGCCACTCGTATATGACGCAAGTTCCTCGCCTCGTATGAGTCCGGAAAACTTGCAGAACATTATGAAACCGGCTACTGAGAAATCCAGTGTCGGATCGGGCGTTGATAATTCCATAACTTCGCTTTATAATAGGGCTCATACGTTCTTGAATGTCGGTAAATTCGAAGAGGCGATCGGGATTTTCAAGGATTTGACCGGACGAAACGACTTCAAATACGATAGCGAGAAAAAACTTGTGGATAACGCTCTCTTCCAAATGGGAGTTTGCTTTCTCAAGTTGAGTAACTTGGAAACTGCAAGTAACACGTTTTCTACATACATTAAAAAACATCCGTCCGGTGAATCCGTAAAAGAATCCTTGTTTCATTTAGCGGAAATAGCGGAACAACAAGGCGATCGCCAGCGGGCCGGTATGTTATTTGGTAAAGTTGCCCTACTCCCTCCGGAGAGGGATAGTCTCTCCCAAAAAGCCCGGCAAAAGGCCAAGGAGCTTAGCGCTTAATGGATCTGATGCTTGAATCCATGTTTTCCAAGTTCGGAAAGACGTACGATCCGAACCAGATTATTTTTTGCGAAAACGAACCCGGGAATGACTTCTACCTGATTCAAACCGGCAAAGTGAAAATCACTAAAACCGTCGGGACTTCCATCAAGACGCTAGATATTCTCGAGCAGGGAGACATCTTCGGCGAAATGGCGATACTGGAAGAACAGCCTCGCAGCGCCACTGCAATCGCTATTTCAGAAGTGAAGGTTTTAAATTTTAACCGAGCTAACTTCGAATTGCTTTTAACCAAGAACCCCACTCTCGCACTCAAGATTCTGACGATTTTTTCCGTTCGCATTTATGATGCGAAACGACGCCTACTTATACTCTTGTTAGATGATATTACGGGCAAAGTTGCCGACGTATTCCTGATGCTTTACGAAAAAATGCACACTCATACGGATTTTAAGGAAGTCGTGTTGAGCATTACCGTGGAAGACGTTGCGGATTGGTGCGCGCAGCCCGTAGGCGAGGTCCAAAAGGTAGTGAATCAATTCTCAAAAAGCGGTAAAATCGAGATGTATTCCGATAAAATCGTTATTCACAATATTAACGACTTTCAAAGAATAGTCTCCCAGAAGCGCAAACCGTCGTAATGACGGCTGAGCAATCCCAAGCCAATTTTCTGGGATTTATATTCGCTTTAAATTCGGTCCCGTAGCTCAGGTGGACAGAGCAGAAGTTTCCTAAACTTTTGGTCGGAGGTTCGAATCCTCTCGGGGCCACATTCATTTTATCATGCCGGATCCTCAGGATAGCGTCCTTAACTTACTAAAGAAGTCGGAAGAATTTCTAAAGAAAAAGAATATTCCTTCGGCTCGTCTCGACGCGGAATTATTACTTGCCGACCTTCTCAAGATTCCTCGCGTAAAGTTATATGTGGATTTTGAGCGTCCGCTTTCGATCGAGGAGAAGGACGCGTATCGGGAAAGAATCGTAGAACGTTCTAAATTCCGCCCGACGGCTTATATTATCGGACGGAAAGCATTCTTCGATTCGGATTTCTTCATAGATAATAATGTGCTGATTCCGAGACCGGAAACGGAAGAGTTGGTAGCTTGGATACTGGAGGAATTTCCGGATAAGAATAGTCGGCTAAAATTTTTAGATCTTTGTTCCGGAAGCGGATGCATCGGAATTAGCCTCGCAAAAGCAAGATCCGATTGGTCGCCGACTTTCTCCGATATTTCCCAAGAGGCGTTGAAAATCTCGGAACGGAACGGATTGGAAATTTTGGGAAACGAACGCGCGATGGACTTCTTCACCGGAGATTTACTCTCTCCCATACCCGCGATATTCTCTTTCGATTTTATCGTCGCGAACCCGCCTTATATTCCCGAATCGGAAAAAACGGAAATCATGCAGGATGTGATCGGCTACGAGCCGCATATCGCTCTCTTCGTATCGAATTTCAAAGAATTCCATGCGAAACTTATGGCGGATGCCTTGGCTTATCTCGCGACCGGCGGAAAACTTTATCTAGAGACTCATCCGGATTATTCTCAATGGCTGTTTGAAGAAGCTCTTTCCATCGGATATTCGGAAGCGACGATTCGCAAAGATCTATCTTCCAAAAATAGATTTATTCGTTTAACAAAATAGGTACAAAAAAGGGGCCGGCATATTACCGACCCCAAGCAGGTTCGACTCGTTTGGGGGAAGAATCAATCCTTTAGATAGCGGAGCTTCCTCTTTCGCCGGTACGGATGCGGATAACATCCTCAAGCGGAAGAATCAGAATTTTTCCATCACCGATTTTTCCGTCGCCGGTCTTGGCCGCTTTCAAAATGGCATCTACAGTCGGTTTGACAAACTCGTCGTTTACCGCGATTTCCAATCTTACCTTACGAAGAAGGTTTACTTGGTATTCATGACCGCGGAAGACTTCGGTCTTACCTTTCTGCTGCCCGTAGCCTTGCACGTCGCTGACCGTAAGCCTGTAGATTTCGTTCTTTGTCAGCTCGGCTTTGACTTCTTCCAGTTTGTGGGGCTGGATAATTGCTACGATTAATTTCATATGCTCTCCTTTACTTATTAAATCAAATTTTCAAAGGATTAAAGAATATAACCCTTCTCTCCGTGAATTTCCGAATCGAGACCGGCGATTTCTTTCTCTTCGGAAATTCTGAATCCGATAGTTTTCTCGATAACGAAAGCTAATATGAGGGAAACGATGAACGAGTAACCGCCAGTAGCTGCAACGCTAATCAACTGAACAACAATCTGATCTCCCTTGCTAGCGACTCCGGCTCCTAATGTAAGAGTGAATACACCCGTTAGAATAGCTCCAATCGCACCGCCGACTCCGTGAATGCCGAACGCATCGAGAGAGTCATCGTACCCGAGTTTGCCTTTAAGAAGAATCGCACCGTAACATATCGGAGCGACAATCAAGCCCATGTAGATTGATCCTACTGGACCGACAAAGCCTGAAGCAGGCGTAATAACTACGAGTCCAGCTACGATACCTGAAGCAGCGCCAAGAGCGGTTGCTTTTTTCGTATGTAAATACTCGATCGCTAACCAGGCAACTCCTGCGGCAGCTGGTGCAATCAACGTTACGACGAATGCACGAGCGGCAATACCGTTAGTGGCAAGTCCGGAACCGGCATTGAATCCAAACCAACCGAACCACAGTAGACCGGCACCGATTAAGGTATAAGTCAAATTATTCGGTTGAACAAGAGAAATGCCTTCTCCTTTACGTTTTCCGATAACGATGGCTGCTGCCAATCCTGCTATACCGGATATCAAGTGAACGACGGTTCCTCCGGCAAAGTCAAGCGCGCTCATTTTAAATAACCAACCTGAACCGGCCCAGACCCAATGTGCGACAGGATCGTAAACGAAAGTCGCCCAAAGCAGAATAAAAGCGATGTATCCTGAAAGTTTAACTCGTTCAGCAATCGCACCGGAAATCAGTGCTGGGGTAATCAATGCAAACATTCCTTGAAACAAGAAGTGAATGTATTTTGGAACGGTCAGTTCCAAAGTATTTTCATCTATTCCGTTCAAAAACGCGAGCGCAAAGTCGCCAAAGTAAGGATTATCGCCGGAAAAAGCAAAGCTGTATCCGAAAATAGTCCACTGCAGAGTCAATACGAGAATAGCGATAAAGCTATGCATCATTGTGGAAAGAACGTTCTTAGATCTTACCAGACCGCCATAGAACAGGGCGAGGCCGGGGATCATAAAGAACACGAAGGTGGATGCTACGATCATCCATGCAGTATCACCTTTATCCAAGGTGGGCACGGGAGCTACTGGTGCAGCCGCAGCGGGAGTTGCGTCCTGGCCCCATACTAGGGCTGGAATCACGAGGATCAGGAACGGAAGAATTTTTTTAACCGATTTCATTTTCTCAAATCTCATCTCGGGCATTTTGTTTACTCCCCCTAATGCAAAAACAGTACCCGGACTAGAATTAAGAGGAAAAAAAAGTAAATTTACCGATTCGCCAGGAAGAGAAGGCGAAACACTGATCTGGAAA from Leptospira fainei serovar Hurstbridge str. BUT 6 includes the following:
- the fusA gene encoding elongation factor G; this translates as MSTAVADFKASEKLLKTRNIGISAHIDSGKTTLTERILFYTNRIHAIHEVRGKDGVGAKMDSMELERERGITIQSAATYCKWKDYTINIIDTPGHVDFTVEVERSLRVLDSAILVLCGVSGVQSQSITVDRQMRRYNVPRVAFINKLDRTGANPFRVIEQLRDKLKHNAVAVQIPIGLENDLQGIIDLVTMKAVYFEGNGGMQIVEKEIPAEHLELAQKKREELLDAASMFSDELTEAMLEGEPTVEQIKTAIRNGTIALKLTPVFMGSAFKNKGVQKLLDGVLDYLASPVDVTNKALDVNNNEDQIVLPSDPEKPLVCLAFKLEDGRYGQLTYVRVYQGKIQKGMTIYNMSNNKKHNVGRLCRMHSDEMEDIDSAEAGDIIALFGIDCASGDTFTDGKMKVSMESMFVPAPVISLTIEAKESKHLNNLAKALNRFTKEDPTFQTHVDQESGQTIIKGMGELHLEVYIERMKREYGVELVTGAPQVAYRETITQRADFDYTHKKQTGGQGQFGRVAGFIEPIPQEEGKNYEFVNAIVGGSIPREYISSVDKGFKSCLDRGSLIGFPIIGVKLTINDGSYHDVDSSDMAFQIAGRYAFRQGFSKASPQILEPIMRVEVDGPAEFQGAILASLNQRRGMILNTTEQDSYCKVEAEVPLADMFGYSTVIRSSTQGKAEFSMEFSRYAPVPRNVAEELMKKYKPNSKEED
- a CDS encoding LIC_10271 family cell wall hydrolase, with the protein product MWEYLRVRSILFPFTAGILLLISQSSEGGARSSSESHTVQLKETAFSIAKKHGIDWRLLLEWNGKKESDGLRKGEVLRLPPNPSKVASPKGESIGPETVSTRPKFRKPLERLPPVALPFSKVSYYPNKGVLFKAGRHKEVRTVSEGKVVVVDQMDGYRKYIILEHGGGYSTIYANLRSVGVKEGERVKKGAPVGELEEGRGLYFQINQGTKALDPIPFIGR
- a CDS encoding amidohydrolase family protein, whose translation is MEWEIVNARAVTPSGILENATIRVKDGRIASIRKGKPSDSLPIRLNLGGMFVYPGLINAHDHLLGSYLPKVGTNRPYPNWLPWDNDLKSSVVFAERQQLEPEQLYFLGSYKNLISGVTSVQDHIPHFVQEPFVDQVPVRILNRYTLAHSICSYSLGWGDGPTIEYERAKKEDLPFITHISEGFDEESENSVQTLESLGGLGEHSVLVHGISFDENDIQAIAKAKAHFVWCPESNLYMFGKTTAIRAILEAGINVSLGTDSPLSGSLNILDEIKNARSFFRKEYGEDLDPKMIFQMVTSNPAKAFRISKDLGSLEEGKIADIMVLSSEKEDAYEALCSADLDSIRLVIKDGKPAYGDLTLKEFFDETGILGREIRIAGTDKYLAGDPLGLVESVTRALGYKKDLAFFPIG
- a CDS encoding cyclic nucleotide-binding domain-containing protein, with protein sequence MAGPIIRNYKGGSIIYFEKDRSEDIYVLRNGRVVLTYTAIDTGYEVKEDVRLGEFFGVKSALGKYPREETAQVVGGATVLVFKLHEFEIFVSEKTHLILKMMKVFSSQLRQVHKKLREILGQAEARNPAFELMNVAEVFYKNNNFEHAAYAFSKYLEHYASGPYAGRAAELLDLAKKGNPYPINMPPLVYDASSSPRMSPENLQNIMKPATEKSSVGSGVDNSITSLYNRAHTFLNVGKFEEAIGIFKDLTGRNDFKYDSEKKLVDNALFQMGVCFLKLSNLETASNTFSTYIKKHPSGESVKESLFHLAEIAEQQGDRQRAGMLFGKVALLPPERDSLSQKARQKAKELSA
- a CDS encoding Crp/Fnr family transcriptional regulator, whose product is MDLMLESMFSKFGKTYDPNQIIFCENEPGNDFYLIQTGKVKITKTVGTSIKTLDILEQGDIFGEMAILEEQPRSATAIAISEVKVLNFNRANFELLLTKNPTLALKILTIFSVRIYDAKRRLLILLLDDITGKVADVFLMLYEKMHTHTDFKEVVLSITVEDVADWCAQPVGEVQKVVNQFSKSGKIEMYSDKIVIHNINDFQRIVSQKRKPS
- the prmC gene encoding peptide chain release factor N(5)-glutamine methyltransferase, which translates into the protein MPDPQDSVLNLLKKSEEFLKKKNIPSARLDAELLLADLLKIPRVKLYVDFERPLSIEEKDAYRERIVERSKFRPTAYIIGRKAFFDSDFFIDNNVLIPRPETEELVAWILEEFPDKNSRLKFLDLCSGSGCIGISLAKARSDWSPTFSDISQEALKISERNGLEILGNERAMDFFTGDLLSPIPAIFSFDFIVANPPYIPESEKTEIMQDVIGYEPHIALFVSNFKEFHAKLMADALAYLATGGKLYLETHPDYSQWLFEEALSIGYSEATIRKDLSSKNRFIRLTK
- a CDS encoding P-II family nitrogen regulator: MKLIVAIIQPHKLEEVKAELTKNEIYRLTVSDVQGYGQQKGKTEVFRGHEYQVNLLRKVRLEIAVNDEFVKPTVDAILKAAKTGDGKIGDGKILILPLEDVIRIRTGERGSSAI
- a CDS encoding ammonium transporter, with product MKSVKKILPFLILVIPALVWGQDATPAAAAPVAPVPTLDKGDTAWMIVASTFVFFMIPGLALFYGGLVRSKNVLSTMMHSFIAILVLTLQWTIFGYSFAFSGDNPYFGDFALAFLNGIDENTLELTVPKYIHFLFQGMFALITPALISGAIAERVKLSGYIAFILLWATFVYDPVAHWVWAGSGWLFKMSALDFAGGTVVHLISGIAGLAAAIVIGKRKGEGISLVQPNNLTYTLIGAGLLWFGWFGFNAGSGLATNGIAARAFVVTLIAPAAAGVAWLAIEYLHTKKATALGAASGIVAGLVVITPASGFVGPVGSIYMGLIVAPICYGAILLKGKLGYDDSLDAFGIHGVGGAIGAILTGVFTLTLGAGVASKGDQIVVQLISVAATGGYSFIVSLILAFVIEKTIGFRISEEKEIAGLDSEIHGEKGYIL